The Desulfuromonas sp. genome includes a region encoding these proteins:
- a CDS encoding mannose-1-phosphate guanylyltransferase/mannose-6-phosphate isomerase has product MLVPIILSGGAGTRLWPLSRELYPKQLLPLVGDKTMLQNTVSRLEGISGLAEPAVVCNENHRFMVAEQLKQLGRAPSAIILEPVGRNTAPAVAVAAFQAMEGGEDPLLLVLPADHVVRQAEGLRRVIESAVPLAEQGKLITFGIVPTGPETGYGYIRAGAPLESRKLEAGSVKLEGAPVTGHASRVTAFAVSRFVEKPDLETARSYIDSGDYSWNSGMFMFKASRLVQELDRFAPEIVSACRKAVEGAERDLDFIRLDADAFAACPSDSIDYAVMEKTEDAVVVPLDAGWSDVGSWSALWEVGEHDCHGNLVYGDVLLNDAKNNYLHAEGRMIAAVGLEDHVVVETADAVLVAHRDKVQDVKEIVSQLKMQQRDEAILHRKAFRPWGSYECIDSAERFQVKRITVNPGASLSLQRHHHRAEHWIVVKGTARITKGDEVVLLSENQSTYIPLGVTHRLENPGKIPLELIEVQSGSYLGEDDIERFGDVYGRS; this is encoded by the coding sequence ATGCTTGTACCAATCATACTTTCCGGGGGGGCGGGGACACGCCTGTGGCCCCTCTCCAGGGAGCTGTATCCCAAGCAGCTTCTTCCCCTGGTAGGCGACAAGACCATGTTGCAGAATACGGTCAGCCGCCTCGAAGGGATTTCCGGCCTCGCAGAACCGGCGGTTGTCTGCAATGAAAACCACCGGTTCATGGTTGCCGAGCAGCTAAAGCAGTTGGGTCGTGCACCGTCGGCGATCATTCTCGAGCCGGTGGGGCGCAATACCGCCCCGGCGGTTGCGGTGGCCGCGTTCCAGGCCATGGAGGGGGGAGAAGACCCCCTTCTGCTCGTTCTTCCGGCGGACCACGTTGTCCGACAGGCCGAGGGCCTGCGCCGGGTGATCGAATCGGCCGTCCCATTGGCCGAACAGGGCAAGCTGATCACTTTCGGCATCGTACCGACGGGGCCGGAGACAGGGTATGGGTATATTCGAGCGGGGGCCCCGCTCGAAAGCCGGAAGCTGGAAGCTGGAAGCGTGAAGCTGGAGGGGGCACCCGTCACTGGTCACGCGTCACGCGTCACGGCCTTCGCCGTTTCCCGTTTCGTGGAGAAGCCGGATCTCGAGACGGCCCGCTCCTATATCGACTCCGGGGATTATTCCTGGAACAGCGGCATGTTCATGTTCAAGGCGTCCCGGTTGGTTCAGGAGTTGGACCGGTTCGCCCCGGAGATCGTCTCCGCCTGTCGCAAGGCCGTCGAGGGGGCCGAAAGGGACCTCGATTTTATTCGCCTCGACGCCGATGCCTTTGCCGCCTGCCCGAGTGATTCCATCGATTACGCCGTGATGGAGAAAACGGAGGATGCGGTGGTCGTTCCTCTCGACGCCGGATGGAGCGATGTGGGGTCGTGGTCGGCCCTTTGGGAAGTGGGGGAGCATGACTGTCACGGCAATCTGGTGTATGGCGATGTTCTGCTCAATGATGCCAAAAACAACTACCTTCATGCCGAAGGCCGGATGATCGCGGCGGTGGGGCTCGAAGACCACGTTGTCGTCGAGACGGCCGATGCGGTCCTGGTGGCTCACAGGGACAAGGTTCAGGATGTCAAGGAGATCGTCAGTCAGTTGAAAATGCAGCAGCGTGACGAAGCCATCCTGCACCGAAAGGCTTTTCGGCCCTGGGGGTCCTATGAATGCATCGACAGCGCGGAGCGTTTTCAGGTCAAGCGCATTACGGTGAATCCTGGCGCCAGCCTGTCCCTGCAGAGGCACCACCATCGGGCCGAACACTGGATCGTGGTCAAGGGGACTGCGCGCATCACCAAGGGGGACGAGGTCGTTCTTCTGAGCGAGAACCAGTCGACCTACATTCCACTCGGCGTGACCCACCGCCTCGAGAACCCGGGGAAGATCCCCTTGGAGTTGATCGAGGTCCAATCGGGGAGTTATCTTGGGGAAGATGACATTGAGAGGTTCGGGGACGTTTATGGCCGCTCGTAA